Proteins encoded within one genomic window of Ovis aries strain OAR_USU_Benz2616 breed Rambouillet chromosome 1, ARS-UI_Ramb_v3.0, whole genome shotgun sequence:
- the LOC105613517 gene encoding small proline-rich protein 3-like has protein sequence MSSYQQKQPFTPPPKPEQQQVKQPCQPPPPPQKPFVPIIEEPCLPKVPQLDNTKVPEQGYSTLPEPCPIKDPEPVYTNVPQPGNTKVPEACIPGPNQKKDNQK, from the coding sequence ATGAGTTCCTATCAGCAGAAACAGCCCTTCACCCCACCCCCTAAGCCTGAGCAGCAGCAGGTGAAGCAGCCCTGCcagcctccacctccacctcagAAACCATTTGTTCCCATAATTGAGGAGCCATGCCTTCCAAAGGTTCCACAACTGGACAACACCAAGGTTCCCGAGCAAGGCTATTCCACACTTCCGGAGCCATGTCCCATCAAAGATCCGGAGCCAGTCTACACCAACGTCCCTCAGCCTGGAAATACCAAGGTGCCTGAGGCATGCATTCCAGGCCCAAACCAGAAGAAAGACAACCAGAAGTAA